From a region of the Fischerella sp. JS2 genome:
- a CDS encoding CHASE2 domain-containing serine/threonine-protein kinase gives MITLLRKLRTALATKDRRPQDNTSRNWLQTIFITSVGVTILVLGVRHLKWLQTWELATYDQMIRLRPAEAPDPHLLLVTVTEEDLGSQDFSLPDDIINRLLIKIQSYQPRVIGLSIDRSKQKNLGAGLQNLDNVITYCTFSSMGSPEIPPPPNFPIDQVGFSDVISDDEDVIVRRSLLFAASDDKKCQTKFSFAALLAIHYLERQGIKSYFTDINHFYIGKSLFPRLLKDAGGYENIDAAGYQILLNYRDPSEFAKQVTLTQVLQDKVDPNWFKDRLVIIGTTARSVHPGFYTPYSGSSKYPQRIAPVYIHAQAASQIISTVLSDRHLIWYLPNWAEAVWMWGWSMVGGIIAWQLRYPLRLGLAGSVSLGGLVGVCYLLFLQGAWLPVIPPAVTLVLSSVSVMAYSTYQTQQHTKVIVLQVEKQKEAIEQLNTLLKESTRIYDKHFHSGATVDNTEKATGDFILGGRYQIHKVLGSGGFGCTYLAKDNQRPGNPICVVKQLMPARRDTRFMQVARRLFDAEAEILEVLGKHHQIPELLAYFEENNEFYLVQEYISGHALSDELPPHHDIKTESDVIEILKGILEVLVFVHEHRVIHRDIKPSNIIRCDTDHRLVLIDFGAVKMMQPQSSEQTELATVAIGTRGYAPPEQFAGHPRLSSDIYALGMIAIQAITGIPPHELHPHPETGTVEWRHGVKVSENLAEILDKMVRYHFSDRYQSAAEVLQELQKIE, from the coding sequence GTGATTACACTACTTAGGAAACTCCGCACCGCTTTAGCGACAAAAGATAGACGTCCTCAGGACAATACCAGCCGCAACTGGCTGCAAACTATTTTTATAACCAGTGTAGGAGTTACTATCTTAGTGCTGGGAGTTCGCCATCTGAAATGGTTGCAGACTTGGGAATTAGCTACTTACGACCAAATGATCAGGCTACGCCCTGCTGAAGCACCAGATCCCCATCTTTTACTAGTTACTGTCACTGAAGAGGATTTGGGGTCACAAGATTTTTCTCTGCCAGATGACATTATCAATCGGCTATTAATCAAAATCCAGTCTTATCAACCACGGGTTATTGGGTTGAGTATTGACCGTTCCAAACAGAAAAATTTAGGGGCTGGTCTGCAAAATCTAGATAATGTGATCACTTACTGCACGTTCAGCAGTATGGGCAGTCCAGAAATTCCGCCACCACCTAATTTTCCCATTGACCAAGTCGGCTTTAGTGATGTAATTTCTGATGATGAAGATGTGATTGTCCGTCGCAGTTTGTTATTTGCTGCTTCTGATGACAAAAAATGTCAAACAAAATTTTCCTTTGCCGCCCTATTAGCAATTCATTACCTGGAAAGACAAGGCATTAAATCTTATTTCACTGATATAAACCATTTTTATATAGGTAAAAGTCTATTTCCGCGTTTATTGAAAGATGCAGGTGGCTATGAAAATATTGATGCAGCAGGTTATCAAATTCTACTGAATTACCGTGATCCTTCTGAGTTTGCTAAACAAGTTACTCTCACACAAGTTTTACAGGATAAAGTAGACCCTAATTGGTTCAAAGACCGTCTCGTCATTATTGGTACTACTGCCCGTAGCGTTCATCCAGGTTTTTATACACCCTACAGTGGTTCATCTAAGTATCCGCAAAGGATAGCACCTGTTTATATTCATGCACAGGCAGCAAGTCAGATTATCAGTACAGTATTGAGCGATCGCCACCTAATTTGGTACTTACCAAACTGGGCAGAAGCTGTTTGGATGTGGGGATGGTCAATGGTAGGAGGTATCATAGCATGGCAGTTGCGATATCCCCTACGTCTAGGTTTAGCTGGTAGTGTGTCTTTGGGTGGCTTAGTAGGTGTTTGTTATTTACTATTTTTGCAAGGGGCATGGTTGCCAGTTATACCGCCTGCTGTGACTTTGGTTTTGAGTAGTGTTAGTGTTATGGCTTACAGTACTTACCAAACTCAACAACACACAAAAGTAATTGTTTTACAAGTTGAAAAACAAAAAGAAGCCATAGAACAATTAAATACACTCTTAAAAGAATCTACACGGATTTATGACAAACATTTCCATTCTGGGGCAACAGTTGATAACACAGAAAAAGCGACTGGTGACTTTATTTTAGGTGGGCGTTATCAAATTCATAAAGTACTTGGTTCGGGTGGATTTGGTTGTACTTATTTAGCAAAAGATAACCAGCGTCCTGGCAATCCTATTTGTGTCGTCAAACAACTTATGCCAGCCCGCCGAGATACAAGATTTATGCAAGTTGCCAGAAGATTATTTGATGCAGAAGCAGAAATTTTAGAAGTTTTAGGTAAGCATCATCAAATTCCAGAATTGTTGGCATATTTTGAAGAGAACAACGAATTCTATTTAGTACAAGAATATATTTCGGGACATGCCCTCAGCGATGAATTACCACCCCATCACGATATCAAAACTGAATCTGATGTTATCGAAATACTAAAAGGAATATTAGAAGTACTGGTATTTGTTCATGAACATCGTGTGATTCATCGCGATATCAAACCAAGTAATATTATTAGATGCGATACAGATCATCGCTTGGTGCTAATTGATTTTGGTGCAGTGAAGATGATGCAACCACAATCTAGTGAACAAACGGAATTAGCCACAGTAGCTATTGGAACACGCGGTTACGCACCACCAGAACAGTTTGCTGGTCATCCTCGATTATCCAGTGATATTTATGCTTTGGGGATGATTGCCATTCAAGCAATTACCGGGATACCACCGCACGAACTTCATCCGCATCCTGAAACTGGTACTGTGGAATGGCGTCATGGAGTAAAAGTGAGCGAGAATTTAGCAGAAATTTTGGATAAAATGGTTCGCTATCACTTTAGCGATCGCTATCAATCTGCTGCTGAAGTGCTACAAGAATTGCAAAAGATTGAATAA
- a CDS encoding VOC family protein, producing MNQTIFHLAFPVTDIAQAKAYYVNGLGCIPGRENRHALILNLYGHQLVAHVTKEPLTPQRGIYPRHFGLIFTSEDDWQYLLLRAQQYQLLFREEAKHRFVGTPLEHSTFFLEDPFYNLMEFKYYRHYDAIFGNAEYQQIGDRH from the coding sequence ATGAATCAAACTATATTTCATCTTGCTTTTCCTGTCACTGACATTGCCCAAGCAAAAGCATACTATGTTAATGGTTTAGGCTGTATTCCTGGTCGGGAAAATCGCCATGCTCTCATTCTCAATCTTTATGGTCATCAGTTGGTAGCTCATGTTACCAAGGAACCCCTAACACCCCAACGTGGTATTTATCCCAGACATTTCGGATTAATTTTTACCTCGGAAGACGACTGGCAATATTTACTGTTGAGAGCGCAACAGTATCAGCTACTGTTTAGAGAAGAAGCTAAGCATCGTTTTGTTGGTACTCCTCTGGAACATTCGACTTTCTTTTTAGAAGATCCGTTTTATAACTTAATGGAATTTAAGTATTACCGTCATTATGATGCGATTTTTGGGAATGCGGAGTATCAACAAATTGGCGATCGCCATTGA
- a CDS encoding MEKHLA domain-containing protein, whose amino-acid sequence MTNDIQLPGQQEAVIRHSLRLLRSFEYWTGSSLLNVNGSAREIAQALFAAPFALVSHGTEPDPIFNYGNRKALELWELSWQDFTQMPSRKTAQEVVQQERNRLLAETTSKGFSNYSGVRITSTGKRFYIKDGILWNLLDENNHYCGQAAVFSNYEFML is encoded by the coding sequence ATGACCAATGACATCCAACTTCCTGGGCAGCAAGAAGCTGTGATTCGCCATAGCTTACGTCTATTACGTAGTTTTGAGTATTGGACAGGAAGTTCTTTACTAAATGTTAATGGTTCTGCACGAGAAATCGCTCAAGCACTGTTTGCAGCGCCTTTTGCTTTAGTTTCTCACGGTACTGAACCAGACCCAATTTTTAACTATGGTAATCGTAAAGCCTTGGAACTATGGGAGCTTTCGTGGCAAGATTTTACTCAGATGCCTTCACGGAAAACAGCTCAAGAGGTTGTACAACAGGAGCGTAATCGGTTATTAGCGGAAACGACAAGCAAAGGTTTTAGCAATTATTCTGGTGTGCGGATTACTAGTACTGGTAAACGTTTTTATATTAAAGATGGTATTCTGTGGAATTTGTTAGATGAGAATAATCACTATTGCGGTCAAGCTGCTGTTTTCTCGAATTATGAATTTATGCTGTGA
- a CDS encoding GumC family protein — translation MTPPIVKRYLIAFEKYKWIGLASFTLVVVGSTVVAMQPEPPASYVAEAALTYSSPPVLFSVTGGEIQQQGQELTQETLLSDQIIEAVAAKVNVKPRQIGQNVALSVPEKSKPGEAPASTLIEIKYKDSHEKRAKETVQLLMEAMIKLSGEINTRRLNAIIKKINERSPAIKQDLQLAEKKLEQYDRIEGPALLAAENGSLLTAITSSQSQQRQIQLTLSGVNAQIRSLQKKLRLNGNEAYVSSALSADPIIANLRSQIYQVESQMGVLAKQGARPELPQMVQLQRQKEAYEQLLQQRAIEVVGGGGATAPLAGSIIDIRSQSNLDPARQQLANQLVALQTQYETLRQQLVSLTQDEERLRQMYALIPNKQLERSRLEQEVVLKKAIYDKMQAKLIDAQAAEAETVSSLSVAKVPLVIADVKPPKSVPTTLAVGGFLGLIVGGGVIFLLGSLEGTFKTKEDIRNSLKQREVALLGELPLMPVEDLAADEVPTILSVYSPYLEYYEKFRSNLRRLGGKNLKVILITSVSSSEGKTVSTYNLGIASARAGKRTLIIETDLRSPSGSPSLKVTIDPNASVEPLRYYGSLSECIRLVPDVENLYIVPSAGPVGQPAAILESSELRCLIEDARERYDFVILDTNPISLSNDALLIQPYSDGIILVTRPHYTQENMLGEVVDELVESELGLVGAIINGADICVPQLVESVSASGEESEEKAGVSVGTMQN, via the coding sequence ATGACACCACCGATTGTAAAACGTTACCTAATAGCTTTTGAGAAGTATAAGTGGATTGGCTTAGCCAGTTTCACTTTAGTTGTTGTCGGTTCAACGGTGGTGGCTATGCAACCAGAACCACCCGCCAGTTACGTTGCAGAAGCCGCACTCACCTACTCTAGTCCTCCGGTTTTATTCTCTGTGACTGGGGGTGAAATTCAACAGCAAGGTCAAGAATTAACTCAAGAAACTTTGTTATCAGACCAAATCATTGAAGCTGTGGCAGCAAAAGTCAATGTTAAACCTAGACAAATTGGTCAAAATGTTGCTCTAAGTGTGCCTGAAAAAAGCAAGCCAGGAGAAGCGCCAGCATCTACACTTATTGAAATTAAATATAAAGATTCTCATGAAAAGCGTGCTAAGGAAACAGTACAGTTATTGATGGAAGCCATGATTAAGTTGAGTGGCGAAATCAATACTAGACGATTAAATGCAATTATCAAGAAAATCAACGAACGCTCTCCCGCGATTAAACAAGATTTACAATTAGCAGAAAAGAAATTAGAACAATACGATCGCATCGAAGGCCCAGCATTACTAGCTGCGGAAAATGGCAGTTTGCTGACTGCAATCACCAGCAGTCAAAGTCAGCAACGACAAATTCAACTGACGCTTTCTGGAGTAAATGCCCAAATTCGTAGTTTACAAAAAAAGTTGAGGTTAAATGGTAACGAAGCTTATGTTTCCTCAGCTTTGAGTGCTGACCCTATTATTGCCAACTTGCGATCGCAAATCTATCAAGTCGAAAGCCAAATGGGAGTTCTCGCCAAACAAGGTGCACGTCCGGAATTACCCCAAATGGTGCAATTGCAGCGTCAAAAAGAAGCTTACGAACAATTATTACAACAACGAGCTATTGAAGTAGTAGGTGGCGGGGGTGCAACTGCTCCTCTGGCTGGTTCAATTATAGATATTCGTTCTCAAAGTAACTTAGACCCAGCTCGTCAACAACTTGCCAATCAGTTAGTAGCTTTACAAACTCAGTACGAGACATTGCGACAACAGCTAGTTTCCTTAACGCAAGACGAAGAACGACTACGGCAGATGTATGCCTTGATACCTAACAAGCAACTGGAGCGATCGCGTTTAGAACAAGAAGTAGTACTGAAAAAAGCCATCTACGACAAAATGCAAGCGAAGCTAATTGACGCTCAAGCAGCAGAAGCAGAAACTGTCAGTAGCCTGAGTGTAGCGAAAGTACCTTTAGTTATTGCCGATGTCAAACCTCCTAAGAGTGTGCCAACTACCCTTGCGGTTGGTGGTTTTTTGGGATTAATAGTTGGTGGTGGCGTGATATTTTTATTAGGCTCACTAGAAGGTACTTTCAAAACCAAAGAGGATATCCGCAACAGTCTCAAACAACGAGAAGTCGCCTTATTGGGAGAGTTGCCTTTAATGCCCGTAGAGGACTTGGCAGCAGACGAAGTTCCAACAATACTTTCTGTATATTCCCCGTATTTAGAGTACTATGAAAAGTTTCGTAGTAATCTACGTCGCTTGGGTGGCAAAAATTTAAAGGTAATATTAATTACTAGTGTAAGTAGTAGCGAAGGTAAAACCGTGAGTACTTATAACTTGGGTATAGCTTCCGCCCGGGCTGGCAAACGTACCTTAATTATTGAAACAGATTTGCGATCGCCTTCTGGCAGTCCATCGCTGAAAGTGACAATTGACCCCAATGCTAGTGTTGAACCCCTGCGTTATTACGGTAGTTTAAGTGAGTGTATCCGCTTAGTTCCTGATGTCGAGAATTTATACATTGTTCCTAGTGCCGGGCCTGTAGGTCAGCCTGCTGCGATCCTTGAATCTAGTGAATTGCGCTGCTTAATTGAAGATGCCCGCGAACGCTATGATTTTGTGATTTTAGACACTAACCCCATCAGTTTATCCAACGATGCTTTATTAATCCAGCCTTATAGCGATGGCATTATCCTAGTCACCCGACCACACTATACACAGGAAAACATGCTAGGTGAAGTTGTAGATGAATTGGTTGAATCAGAATTAGGGTTAGTGGGGGCAATTATCAATGGTGCTGATATCTGTGTTCCTCAGCTTGTAGAATCAGTCTCTGCATCTGGAGAAGAATCAGAAGAAAAAGCAGGGGTGTCTGTTGGGACTATGCAAAATTAA
- a CDS encoding polysaccharide biosynthesis/export family protein codes for MRAFSTLYLFSFQVSIFLATPTIPIVAQAPPPASATHIEFTQLDVSSNEILPQLNRYILGPGDIITLQVQRPPGSYRLGPGDVISVAIERFPDLGFQASVNPEGKITVPLLGTVSLQNLTLAEAQNKIRSLFNTYVIDPIVTLSLVSQRPELNLSLAINPEGNVVLPQVGTVSLKGLSLEEAQEKIRLLLDRVTPGQVVAVSLASPRTVQITISGEVPRPGIYPISSPTPRIADALLLAGGSTMMADLRQVQLRRKLIDGSIITQNLDLYSPLLNGEGAPNIRLQDGDAIVVMRRDLASDDNYDRNLVARSSLAQPQIRVRVLNYATGGLVTQTLPNGSNFVDVLSGVNPNFTNIRDIALVRFDPERGKAITQRLNGKKALAGDATQNVPLQDNDVIVIGRNLIGKITNLINTFTQPFFSIQNFLNFFETFGSSSGGK; via the coding sequence ATGCGTGCATTCAGCACATTGTACTTATTTAGTTTTCAAGTCAGTATTTTTTTAGCAACACCTACAATACCTATTGTTGCTCAAGCGCCACCTCCTGCTTCCGCGACGCATATTGAATTTACTCAGTTGGATGTTAGTAGCAATGAAATATTACCCCAACTGAATCGTTATATTTTAGGGCCGGGAGATATCATCACTCTTCAAGTTCAACGTCCTCCTGGTTCCTATCGTTTAGGACCAGGAGATGTCATTAGCGTTGCGATCGAACGTTTTCCAGATCTAGGTTTTCAAGCTTCTGTTAATCCCGAAGGAAAGATTACTGTTCCTCTTTTAGGAACTGTATCACTACAAAATTTAACTTTGGCAGAGGCACAAAATAAGATTCGCTCGTTATTCAATACTTATGTCATTGATCCTATAGTGACTTTATCGCTTGTGTCGCAGCGACCAGAGTTAAATCTTTCACTCGCAATTAATCCAGAAGGTAATGTTGTTTTACCTCAAGTTGGCACAGTATCTTTAAAAGGCTTGAGTTTAGAAGAAGCTCAAGAAAAAATCCGCTTATTACTTGATCGCGTGACACCAGGTCAAGTTGTTGCTGTATCATTAGCATCACCTCGAACGGTACAAATAACTATTAGTGGTGAAGTCCCAAGACCAGGAATTTACCCTATAAGTTCGCCAACGCCTCGTATTGCTGATGCTTTACTACTAGCAGGCGGTTCGACAATGATGGCAGACCTGCGACAAGTTCAATTGCGGCGTAAGTTAATTGATGGTTCAATAATTACTCAAAATCTAGACTTGTATAGCCCTTTACTGAATGGTGAGGGCGCACCTAACATCCGCTTGCAAGATGGAGATGCGATCGTTGTCATGCGTCGTGACCTTGCTAGTGATGACAATTATGATCGCAATCTTGTTGCTCGTTCCTCTTTAGCTCAACCCCAGATTCGAGTTAGGGTGTTAAACTATGCCACCGGGGGACTAGTAACGCAAACATTACCGAATGGTAGTAATTTTGTTGATGTTTTATCAGGAGTCAACCCTAATTTTACCAACATCCGAGACATTGCCTTGGTTCGGTTCGACCCAGAACGAGGTAAAGCCATCACTCAGAGATTAAACGGTAAAAAGGCCCTAGCTGGAGATGCGACTCAAAACGTACCACTTCAAGATAATGATGTTATCGTTATTGGTCGAAACCTAATTGGTAAAATTACTAACCTCATAAATACTTTTACTCAACCCTTCTTCAGTATTCAGAATTTTCTCAACTTCTTTGAGACTTTTGGTAGTAGCAGTGGAGGGAAGTAG
- a CDS encoding cyanoexosortase B system-associated protein — MISAKLFKERYFAQLVALLLLLLILVIGAVPGYLKGNWQWQQPAPITNLKKLKQIRQTGLAIPGWQTIEQAEQPIGEQKWSLQLIKKLQTNTEAVLLLLPQNGPRKQPQVEWTEINGWGRSRWGQWNIAQSRLVEFPVKQPQAKVKAMFFRAATTEQTFAVLQWYAWRDGGSSSTLQWLLADQLAQLQKQRAAWVAVSILIPMEPLGKIDTLWSEVRSIGETVQATLMTSVL, encoded by the coding sequence ATGATTTCTGCCAAACTCTTCAAAGAGCGTTACTTTGCTCAGCTAGTAGCGCTGTTGTTACTGCTACTTATATTAGTAATAGGGGCAGTTCCTGGATACCTAAAGGGAAACTGGCAATGGCAGCAACCTGCACCTATCACTAATCTGAAAAAGTTGAAACAGATACGTCAGACAGGATTAGCTATTCCTGGTTGGCAAACAATTGAACAAGCAGAACAACCAATTGGTGAACAAAAGTGGTCTTTGCAGCTAATTAAAAAGCTACAAACCAATACTGAGGCTGTGTTACTGTTATTACCGCAGAATGGCCCAAGAAAGCAGCCACAAGTAGAATGGACAGAGATTAATGGTTGGGGTCGGTCACGCTGGGGACAGTGGAATATTGCTCAAAGCCGCTTAGTGGAATTTCCTGTCAAGCAACCGCAAGCAAAGGTAAAAGCTATGTTTTTTCGTGCTGCTACAACAGAACAAACTTTTGCTGTTCTGCAATGGTACGCTTGGCGCGATGGTGGCAGTTCCTCAACTTTACAGTGGTTGTTAGCAGATCAGCTAGCCCAATTACAAAAGCAACGTGCTGCCTGGGTTGCAGTTAGCATCCTTATACCGATGGAACCTTTGGGAAAAATTGATACACTTTGGTCTGAGGTTAGGTCTATCGGCGAAACAGTACAGGCTACTTTAATGACAAGTGTTTTATGA
- a CDS encoding DUF6888 family protein, with product MKPTVEQAIELFKVCQDLTQMYLPIYLVRLDERTTRIYILAGQETEIEIFHNARVRYL from the coding sequence ATGAAACCAACTGTCGAACAAGCAATTGAATTATTCAAGGTGTGTCAGGATTTAACTCAGATGTACCTGCCGATTTACTTGGTGAGATTAGATGAACGGACAACACGTATTTACATTCTGGCAGGACAAGAAACTGAAATAGAGATATTTCACAACGCAAGAGTGAGATACCTATGA
- a CDS encoding DUF6887 family protein has translation MTERNFQAMTKQELRAYVLAHRDDQEAFYALADKLREQPGVEITSTKQLHELVEARLDDADARDAYATLEEVAIVGAMPLEELKKELGI, from the coding sequence ATGACTGAGCGAAATTTTCAGGCAATGACTAAACAAGAGTTAAGAGCTTATGTTTTGGCACATCGAGACGACCAAGAAGCTTTTTATGCCTTAGCCGACAAGCTTAGAGAACAGCCGGGAGTTGAAATCACCTCAACAAAGCAATTGCATGAGCTAGTTGAGGCAAGGTTGGATGACGCTGATGCAAGAGATGCTTATGCAACACTAGAAGAGGTTGCAATTGTTGGAGCAATGCCCCTTGAGGAGCTGAAAAAGGAGCTAGGGATATGA
- a CDS encoding type II toxin-antitoxin system RelE/ParE family toxin: protein MSYQVALAPSAVQEIAKLDSELQRQLAQKLEQLAFNPRPEDAIQLILKGTENLYRIRLGEYRVIYHIQEQSLLVTVIKIAHPKDYY from the coding sequence ATGAGCTATCAAGTAGCACTAGCACCATCAGCTGTGCAGGAAATTGCAAAATTAGATTCTGAATTACAACGACAGCTAGCGCAAAAACTAGAGCAACTAGCATTTAACCCGCGTCCAGAAGATGCTATACAACTAATACTGAAGGGGACAGAAAATTTATATAGAATTCGCTTGGGCGAATACCGGGTTATTTACCATATTCAGGAGCAATCTTTGCTAGTCACAGTGATAAAAATTGCACATCCAAAAGATTACTATTAA